Proteins from a genomic interval of Pelagicoccus enzymogenes:
- a CDS encoding 5-deoxy-glucuronate isomerase, whose protein sequence is MPLKNLSVNCLLKAPARKRFSNGYTPIIEGKPRGATPAKLDSDFGILRLGRKRSKTVTTTGETAWVLLHGELTAVVDDETFTASRASLFDEEPATLHVGAGTTVKLSAGENGAELAEVRSPLKRQLPTRFTIGGDLPSEHRGAGLVQGTCQRCVRTVFDYSTRPESGLVIGEVVNYPGRWSSYPPHHHPQPEIYHYRFTKPQGYGHAELGDDVLKVTEGDTVVIPDGLDHAQVSAPGYGMYYLWIVRHLPRRPYKGFTFTKAHTWLLDPNNQGWAPNLPSNPAQ, encoded by the coding sequence ATGCCACTAAAAAATCTAAGCGTTAACTGCCTTCTCAAAGCTCCTGCGCGGAAGCGTTTCTCGAACGGCTACACCCCCATCATCGAGGGCAAGCCGAGAGGAGCCACTCCGGCTAAGCTGGACAGCGACTTCGGCATCCTGCGTCTCGGACGCAAGCGCTCGAAGACCGTTACCACCACCGGAGAAACCGCTTGGGTCCTCCTGCATGGCGAACTCACCGCTGTCGTCGACGACGAAACCTTCACCGCCTCCCGCGCCTCCCTTTTCGACGAAGAGCCTGCCACCTTGCACGTGGGAGCTGGGACCACAGTCAAGCTGAGCGCCGGAGAAAACGGAGCCGAACTGGCCGAAGTTCGCTCGCCCTTGAAACGCCAGCTTCCGACTCGCTTCACCATCGGCGGCGACCTCCCTTCCGAACACCGCGGCGCGGGCTTGGTCCAAGGGACCTGCCAACGCTGCGTGCGCACTGTATTCGATTATTCGACACGCCCGGAGTCCGGCCTCGTCATCGGCGAAGTCGTCAACTACCCGGGCCGCTGGTCGAGCTACCCGCCGCACCACCATCCGCAGCCAGAGATCTACCACTACCGCTTCACCAAGCCGCAAGGCTACGGCCACGCCGAGCTGGGCGACGACGTTCTGAAAGTCACCGAGGGCGACACGGTCGTCATCCCCGACGGTCTCGACCACGCCCAAGTTTCCGCTCCTGGCTACGGCATGTACTACCTCTGGATCGTACGCCACCTGCCGCGCCGCCCCTACAAAGGCTTCACCTTCACCAAAGCCCACACCTGGCTCCTCGATCCCAACAACCAAGGATGGGCCCCCAATCTTCCCTCAAACCCCGCACAATGA
- a CDS encoding Gfo/Idh/MocA family protein — protein sequence MIPNIAIIGVGGYGKVHLRHLLDFHKRGEASLTAAVALPVDRTASLTDELNSIGCRIHASLEELIDALPELAVDLAIVTTPIHLHADMSIALLQAGVHVLVEKPLTASREEAQRISHAIKSSGRQLSVGFQYLHAPEVRELHQLLYSGSIGRLEKISIHGAWPRSHSYYCRNNWAGRLELNGSPVLDSPINNAMSHFVMLALSLGSPPGQAPATPSSISAELYRIQRIDSFDTAVVKTKIRNGPDIEIYCTHSSERIAAPRLKIIGTKGRGEWIQDTFATLEGEADFNWRQEAHPEAHTRECMLRDVISKLKDPSSFACLPEIAVHHVGLVGNLHRHVPITLVPEDRTRQREQDGAIFTYLPGLDELLENASNSSKHLHELGADWAVAPITFSPTDLT from the coding sequence ATGATTCCTAACATCGCTATCATCGGAGTCGGTGGGTACGGGAAGGTCCACCTTCGCCACTTGCTCGACTTCCACAAACGTGGCGAGGCGAGTCTCACTGCAGCAGTCGCCCTGCCAGTGGATCGCACCGCGTCCCTGACGGACGAACTCAACTCGATCGGCTGCCGCATTCACGCCTCCCTCGAGGAGCTGATCGACGCCTTGCCTGAGCTTGCTGTCGATCTCGCAATTGTGACCACTCCCATTCACCTGCACGCAGACATGTCGATCGCTCTGCTGCAGGCCGGAGTCCATGTCCTCGTAGAAAAACCACTTACCGCTTCGCGAGAAGAGGCCCAACGCATATCCCACGCTATAAAATCCTCCGGCCGCCAACTATCAGTCGGCTTCCAGTACCTCCACGCGCCTGAAGTTCGAGAGCTTCACCAACTCCTCTACAGTGGCTCGATTGGAAGACTCGAAAAGATCTCCATCCACGGAGCCTGGCCCCGCAGCCACAGCTACTATTGCCGTAACAATTGGGCAGGTCGACTTGAGCTGAACGGCTCGCCTGTCCTCGACTCGCCCATAAACAACGCTATGTCCCACTTCGTCATGCTTGCCTTGAGCCTTGGCAGCCCGCCCGGGCAAGCGCCTGCCACGCCAAGCAGCATATCCGCAGAGCTCTATCGCATTCAGCGTATCGATTCATTCGATACGGCCGTAGTTAAAACCAAGATACGCAACGGTCCCGATATCGAAATCTATTGCACCCACAGCTCGGAACGCATCGCTGCGCCTCGCCTCAAGATCATCGGTACGAAAGGACGAGGAGAATGGATACAAGATACCTTCGCAACCCTCGAGGGGGAGGCGGACTTCAACTGGCGCCAAGAGGCCCACCCCGAAGCCCACACGCGTGAATGTATGCTGAGGGACGTAATAAGTAAATTGAAAGACCCCTCGTCATTCGCCTGCCTCCCCGAAATCGCAGTCCACCACGTAGGATTGGTTGGAAACTTGCATCGCCATGTCCCCATCACTCTCGTTCCCGAAGACAGAACCCGACAACGCGAACAAGACGGAGCTATTTTTACCTACCTACCGGGTCTAGACGAGCTCCTCGAAAACGCCTCAAACTCCAGCAAACACTTGCACGAACTGGGCGCCGATTGGGCCGTCGCTCCCATAACGTTCTCACCGACTGATCTGACTTAA
- a CDS encoding Gfo/Idh/MocA family oxidoreductase — translation MHSPINIGVVGLGRLGALYAYHFASRLPGACLHSVTDVRREACEAVSAATGARAFEDHKSLLADPDLDAVVIMTPTKLHAEVAISAAEAGKAIFCEKPLALDLGESEAIAAAVAKHDVFFHLGFMRRFDNAYAAAWKRIHNGDIGRPLVFKSSSRDQFPPPLDYLRPESSGGLFIDMGIHDFDLARWFMGEVAEVHSAGAAIGDPRIAEVGDVDNAFTTLNFQSGALGLVSLSRNGIYGYAIDTEIVGDEGTLRIGSDRHTDLLVLTKNNVSHDTVPGFLERFEQAYLTQLEDFVANLANGRPAPITCADGIAAQRIALAATRSLHERRNVSPAEI, via the coding sequence ATGCATTCGCCCATCAATATCGGAGTTGTCGGCCTCGGCCGTCTCGGCGCTCTTTACGCCTATCATTTCGCATCCCGCCTTCCGGGCGCTTGTCTCCACAGCGTGACTGATGTCCGCCGCGAAGCCTGCGAAGCAGTGAGCGCCGCCACAGGAGCACGCGCCTTCGAAGACCATAAGTCCTTGCTCGCCGACCCCGATCTCGACGCCGTCGTCATCATGACTCCGACCAAGCTTCACGCCGAGGTCGCTATCTCCGCTGCCGAAGCGGGCAAGGCCATCTTCTGCGAAAAGCCGCTCGCCCTCGACCTAGGCGAGAGCGAGGCCATCGCCGCCGCCGTTGCCAAACACGACGTATTTTTTCACCTCGGCTTCATGCGCCGCTTCGACAATGCCTACGCAGCCGCATGGAAGCGTATCCATAATGGTGATATCGGACGCCCGCTCGTCTTCAAGTCCAGCTCCCGCGACCAATTCCCTCCTCCCCTCGACTACCTCCGTCCGGAGAGCAGCGGCGGCCTCTTCATCGACATGGGTATCCACGATTTCGATCTCGCCCGCTGGTTCATGGGCGAAGTGGCTGAAGTCCACAGCGCCGGCGCAGCTATCGGCGACCCCCGCATAGCGGAAGTGGGCGACGTCGACAACGCATTTACCACGCTCAATTTCCAATCCGGCGCTCTCGGCTTGGTCAGCCTCTCTCGTAACGGAATTTATGGATACGCCATCGACACAGAGATCGTCGGCGACGAAGGCACCCTGCGCATCGGCAGCGACCGCCACACCGACTTGCTTGTGCTTACCAAAAACAACGTCTCGCACGACACTGTGCCGGGCTTCCTCGAGCGTTTCGAACAGGCCTACCTGACCCAGCTCGAGGACTTCGTGGCGAATTTGGCCAACGGACGTCCGGCCCCCATCACCTGCGCCGACGGCATCGCCGCCCAGCGTATTGCTCTCGCCGCTACACGATCCCTGCACGAGCGCCGCAACGTAAGCCCCGCCGAGATCTAG
- a CDS encoding sodium:solute symporter family protein — MTGIHPLDLTVIALYLAAVIWLGHRASKGQENNQEGYFLAGRKLGKAYQFFLNFGNATDANGAVSAASLVYQQGVSGIWIGFQLIFLNPYYWFMNTWFRRVRLVTMADLFEDRLGSARLAMFYALFQIASAVFVVVGFGNLVTYKICAALVLKPEVSWTAEERASVEGYAEWRALEEAMEAGSLADPVAMQRLTELRESDARGELSSYVTALDPIQFYIVYTLVVGIYVILGGLAATAINEVLQSAIILAFSVLLIPAGFMAMGGSGELAQRVPPEMFQLLGSAGGAQKITALSLFALFLVSLIQINGIIGNMGVGGSAKDEFAARFGAVTGTYAKRLMFILWAFAGLIAVALYHGENALSDPDLAWGTLSRTLLGPGLLGLMITGVLAANMSTVAAQTVSVSALFVRNVLRPMRPDMTELQAVRAGRWAMVGALGSGVIAAAMLNDVFSAMLLVQTVSVPVGAAVMLMFFWRRLTVPGTWWGLLVAISLTVLGPYLVPQVPGVRESAALTAQVEIEDGLTEAVFFETVVRSEEPDTKYVFIGQGRLHLELVMLDAVGFDVAGMTPGGRFASRFFVDAALPFIVLILASLFTRPPEQRRVDQFYGRMKTPVSPTPALEAAALAETRKDPSRFDHTKLFPSSSWEFTRWNRVDTIGFLACCAFSGAVILLFWSLLRWAAGGF, encoded by the coding sequence ATGACTGGAATTCACCCCTTAGATCTAACTGTAATTGCGCTCTATCTAGCCGCCGTGATCTGGCTTGGGCATCGTGCCTCCAAGGGCCAAGAGAACAATCAGGAGGGATACTTTCTAGCAGGGCGCAAGCTCGGTAAGGCGTACCAATTTTTCTTGAATTTCGGAAACGCGACGGATGCCAACGGAGCAGTTAGCGCGGCGAGTCTTGTCTACCAGCAAGGTGTCTCCGGCATTTGGATCGGGTTTCAGCTCATTTTTCTGAATCCATATTACTGGTTTATGAATACATGGTTCCGTCGCGTGCGATTGGTGACCATGGCGGACCTGTTCGAGGACCGTTTGGGCAGCGCCCGTTTGGCGATGTTCTATGCCTTGTTCCAGATTGCGTCTGCAGTTTTTGTCGTCGTTGGCTTTGGTAATTTGGTAACCTATAAGATTTGTGCGGCTTTGGTACTCAAGCCGGAGGTGAGCTGGACGGCGGAAGAGCGCGCCTCGGTCGAAGGATATGCTGAGTGGCGGGCTTTGGAGGAGGCGATGGAGGCGGGTAGCTTGGCTGACCCCGTCGCAATGCAACGCCTGACGGAATTGCGCGAGAGCGATGCGAGAGGCGAATTGAGCAGCTACGTAACGGCGTTGGACCCGATCCAGTTTTACATTGTATACACTTTGGTGGTTGGAATCTACGTCATCCTAGGTGGCTTGGCGGCGACTGCGATAAACGAAGTGCTGCAGAGCGCTATCATCTTAGCGTTTTCGGTTTTGTTGATACCGGCAGGATTTATGGCTATGGGAGGCTCGGGAGAGCTGGCCCAGCGCGTACCGCCTGAGATGTTTCAATTGCTGGGGAGCGCGGGCGGAGCCCAAAAGATAACGGCGCTTTCGTTGTTCGCCCTCTTCTTGGTATCATTGATCCAAATCAACGGAATCATTGGAAACATGGGGGTTGGCGGATCTGCTAAAGACGAGTTTGCTGCTCGCTTTGGGGCGGTGACTGGGACTTACGCCAAGCGATTGATGTTTATCCTCTGGGCATTCGCGGGATTGATCGCGGTTGCTCTTTATCATGGTGAGAACGCCCTGTCCGACCCGGACTTAGCATGGGGAACGCTGTCGCGAACGCTTTTGGGTCCCGGCTTGCTCGGCCTCATGATCACCGGAGTGCTGGCTGCCAACATGTCTACGGTAGCGGCTCAGACCGTTTCTGTATCCGCTCTTTTCGTACGCAACGTTCTGCGTCCCATGCGGCCGGATATGACGGAGTTGCAGGCGGTGCGGGCTGGTCGCTGGGCTATGGTCGGTGCCCTTGGTTCCGGTGTCATTGCAGCGGCTATGTTGAATGATGTCTTTTCTGCCATGCTGCTGGTACAGACCGTTTCGGTGCCAGTGGGAGCGGCGGTTATGCTGATGTTCTTCTGGCGCCGTTTGACGGTGCCCGGTACTTGGTGGGGCTTGCTGGTGGCCATTTCCCTAACGGTTTTGGGGCCCTACCTCGTTCCGCAAGTGCCTGGTGTTCGGGAGAGCGCTGCTTTGACTGCCCAAGTGGAAATTGAGGATGGTCTAACGGAAGCGGTTTTTTTCGAAACTGTGGTACGTAGCGAAGAACCGGATACGAAATATGTATTCATTGGGCAAGGACGATTGCACCTTGAGCTTGTCATGCTCGATGCGGTAGGCTTCGACGTCGCAGGCATGACCCCGGGAGGGCGTTTCGCCTCGCGTTTTTTCGTGGACGCTGCCTTGCCCTTTATCGTGTTGATCTTGGCAAGCCTCTTCACCCGTCCTCCAGAGCAGCGTCGAGTCGACCAGTTCTATGGTCGCATGAAAACACCGGTTTCCCCAACTCCCGCGCTCGAAGCAGCTGCCTTGGCGGAGACTCGGAAGGATCCCAGCCGTTTCGATCACACGAAGTTGTTTCCAAGCTCGTCTTGGGAGTTTACGCGCTGGAATCGAGTGGATACGATCGGCTTCCTCGCTTGTTGCGCGTTCTCCGGGGCGGTTATCCTTTTGTTCTGGAGCCTGCTACGCTGGGCTGCAGGTGGATTTTAG
- the iolE gene encoding myo-inosose-2 dehydratase, translated as MNAEQKPRLDPDKVFVGANPIIWSNDDFNELNGDLPLDELLADMHRAGYAGSELGHAYPRSSDALRNALDSHQLRLVSGWHSTFFATQNRTSELDSLKKHCALLASLGAHVAIVAECSHCIHGDRNAALGYGDRDRKTLSAAEWTHLIDGMNAAIGVAARHGLSLVYHHHMGTVIQTGDELDRLLAGLPELDLVLDPGHLAFAGLDPVAVLERHSKRVRHVHLKSVRAEIAEKARAESWSFHRAVCSGVFTIPGDGMVDFPAIFARLAALDYAGWLVVEAEEDPTLVPPLPKAIRAREYVREQTGL; from the coding sequence ATGAACGCCGAGCAAAAACCGCGTCTCGACCCCGACAAAGTCTTTGTTGGAGCTAACCCAATCATCTGGAGCAACGACGACTTCAACGAGCTCAACGGAGACTTGCCACTCGATGAGCTTCTGGCCGACATGCATAGGGCGGGCTACGCAGGCTCCGAGCTCGGCCACGCGTATCCAAGATCTTCTGACGCGCTCCGCAATGCCTTAGACAGTCACCAACTCCGACTCGTCAGCGGCTGGCACAGCACTTTTTTCGCGACCCAAAACAGAACCTCGGAACTCGACTCCCTCAAAAAACACTGCGCCTTGCTTGCCTCGCTCGGAGCCCACGTCGCCATCGTGGCGGAGTGCAGCCATTGTATCCACGGCGACCGCAACGCCGCCCTTGGATACGGTGACCGCGATCGAAAAACCCTGAGCGCCGCCGAGTGGACTCACCTTATCGACGGCATGAACGCCGCCATCGGAGTCGCCGCCCGCCACGGCCTTAGCCTCGTCTACCACCACCACATGGGCACCGTCATTCAGACCGGCGACGAACTCGATCGCCTGCTCGCCGGTTTGCCTGAGCTCGACCTCGTGCTCGACCCCGGACACCTCGCCTTCGCAGGCTTGGATCCTGTCGCGGTTCTTGAACGCCATTCAAAACGCGTTCGCCACGTCCACCTCAAGAGCGTGCGCGCCGAGATCGCGGAAAAGGCGCGTGCCGAAAGCTGGTCCTTCCACCGGGCAGTCTGCTCCGGCGTCTTCACCATTCCCGGCGACGGCATGGTCGACTTTCCTGCCATCTTCGCCCGCCTCGCCGCGCTCGACTATGCAGGCTGGCTGGTCGTCGAAGCCGAAGAGGACCCCACTCTTGTTCCGCCCCTTCCCAAAGCCATCCGCGCCCGAGAATACGTGCGTGAGCAAACAGGACTCTAA
- a CDS encoding transaldolase family protein, producing the protein MTTETITTPSRMRAMTALGADWWNDSGIPAEVGEAVALGAVGGTSNPVIVAQAVESNPELCQPLLEQLIKDNPTAIEDEIAWKLIHRLGTDAAAELRPVFDTTGGAKGFLSMQVNPKFYPSPEKMVEQAVELTSLAPNIAIKAPANAAGLIAIEEMTARGIRVNVTVSFTVAQVIAAGEAIARGQKRAKENGCLDDRGSPYITHMVGRVDDQLGRAAIAQGVDPKMPAIAWSGIAVFKRARAELKERGLPGTLLAAAYRHEGHWAEIIGTDVLQTVPYTWWKKFDKSEREPALTIDTPVDPAFIAELSATFPDFVRAYEPDGMKPSEFGRYGATQHTLQQFLGGYSDLLNLVRATMLKHA; encoded by the coding sequence ATGACCACCGAAACCATCACCACCCCTTCTCGCATGCGTGCCATGACCGCCCTCGGCGCCGATTGGTGGAACGACTCCGGCATACCCGCCGAAGTAGGCGAAGCCGTTGCCCTGGGAGCGGTCGGCGGCACCTCAAATCCCGTCATCGTAGCCCAAGCCGTCGAGAGCAATCCCGAGCTCTGCCAACCGCTGCTCGAGCAACTTATAAAAGACAACCCGACCGCTATCGAAGACGAGATCGCCTGGAAGCTCATCCACCGCCTCGGCACCGATGCTGCCGCCGAGCTACGCCCCGTTTTCGACACCACGGGTGGTGCCAAGGGATTCCTCTCCATGCAGGTCAACCCGAAGTTCTATCCGAGCCCTGAGAAAATGGTCGAGCAAGCCGTCGAGCTCACCTCCCTGGCTCCCAACATAGCTATCAAAGCCCCCGCCAACGCCGCAGGCTTGATCGCCATCGAAGAGATGACCGCCCGCGGTATCCGCGTTAATGTTACAGTCAGTTTCACCGTCGCCCAAGTCATCGCTGCCGGCGAGGCCATCGCCCGCGGCCAAAAGCGCGCCAAGGAGAACGGTTGCCTCGACGACCGCGGTTCCCCCTACATCACTCACATGGTCGGCCGCGTCGACGATCAGCTCGGACGCGCCGCTATCGCTCAAGGCGTCGATCCCAAGATGCCCGCCATCGCCTGGTCCGGCATCGCCGTTTTCAAGCGGGCCCGAGCGGAACTGAAAGAGCGAGGCCTGCCCGGCACCCTCCTCGCCGCCGCCTACCGCCACGAGGGCCACTGGGCCGAAATCATCGGCACCGACGTCCTGCAGACCGTCCCTTATACCTGGTGGAAGAAGTTCGACAAATCGGAACGCGAGCCCGCCCTCACCATCGACACCCCCGTCGACCCGGCCTTCATCGCCGAGCTCTCCGCCACCTTCCCCGACTTCGTCCGCGCTTACGAGCCCGACGGTATGAAACCCTCGGAATTCGGCCGATACGGCGCCACCCAGCACACCCTCCAGCAGTTCCTCGGCGGCTACAGCGACCTGCTCAACCTCGTCCGCGCCACCATGCTCAAGCACGCCTAA
- a CDS encoding SDR family oxidoreductase translates to MDKHTERFSLAGKRALVTGGAQGLGFAMARGLAEAGAEVVLNDVDPARLAKAVAALEADGLAARSVVFDVTDGDGARRGVDRIEAEAGPIDILLNNAGIHRYAALEAMSLADWQRVIDVNLTGAFMVAQAVARGMLERGAGRIVNVCSLMSEGTRPNTANYTAAKGGLKSLTQSMAVEWGPHGVRANGIGPGYILSDLTRHLAEQAEFDAWVKSRTPVGRWGTPEDLVGAAVFLASPASEFVNGHVLYVDGGWLAGL, encoded by the coding sequence ATGGATAAGCACACGGAACGGTTTTCGTTGGCAGGTAAGCGGGCTTTGGTGACAGGCGGCGCTCAGGGATTGGGTTTTGCGATGGCTCGCGGTCTGGCGGAAGCCGGGGCGGAGGTCGTCTTGAATGACGTGGATCCCGCTCGCTTGGCCAAAGCGGTCGCGGCTTTGGAAGCCGATGGCTTGGCTGCTCGCAGTGTGGTTTTCGACGTAACCGACGGAGACGGCGCCCGGCGCGGCGTGGATCGGATCGAGGCAGAAGCTGGACCGATCGATATCTTGCTCAACAACGCGGGCATCCATCGCTACGCCGCTTTGGAAGCGATGTCCTTGGCCGACTGGCAACGAGTGATCGACGTGAATTTGACCGGAGCCTTCATGGTAGCTCAGGCGGTTGCTCGAGGAATGCTGGAGCGCGGAGCGGGTCGCATCGTCAACGTTTGTTCCTTGATGAGCGAGGGTACGCGTCCGAACACTGCGAACTACACGGCCGCCAAGGGGGGCCTGAAATCCTTGACCCAGTCCATGGCGGTGGAGTGGGGCCCGCACGGCGTGCGAGCAAATGGAATTGGCCCCGGCTACATCTTGAGCGACCTGACGCGGCACTTGGCGGAGCAAGCCGAATTCGATGCTTGGGTCAAAAGCCGTACGCCCGTAGGTCGCTGGGGAACTCCCGAGGACCTGGTGGGGGCGGCGGTCTTTTTGGCCTCGCCTGCATCTGAATTCGTGAATGGTCATGTGCTGTATGTCGACGGTGGCTGGCTAGCGGGGCTTTGA
- the iolD gene encoding 3D-(3,5/4)-trihydroxycyclohexane-1,2-dione acylhydrolase (decyclizing): MKTLRTTTAGAITRFLQQQFVRRDGTTHRLVSGVWGIFGHGNVTGLGQALEEHGDSLPFHQAKNEQSMVHAAIAYAKTRQRLSTFACTSSVGPGATNMITGAATATINRLPVLLLPGDTFAHRRPAPVLQQLEYPGSHDVSVNDCFRPVSKFWDRINRPEQLLTALPEAMRVLADPAETGAVTLCLPEDVQAEAYDFPAHFFEPRIIEIPRTTPANEMLAQAAEVLSSAKRPLIVAGGGIHYSDATAALAAFAKATGIPVAVTQAGKGSLLEDNPLALGAIGVTGTLAANRLAEEADVVLTLGTRLSDFTTASKTLFQNPKVRFISINVHAADAAKHGAIPLVGDLRATLPKLRRAASGYSAPKAYVQKINRARSDWDKRWNAMTSPAPSEDGLLYQSEVIRIVNENTDANATVVHAAGGIPGDIHKLWCGKSPKDYHSEYGYSCMGYEIAGALGVKMAAPEREVYALVGDGSYLMLNQELVTACQEGLKITIVLTDNHGFGCIHNLQRSQGGRSFGNEFRLRDPDNARLTGTPVPVDFAANARSLGATTFTATNAGELGDALVAARAERGPVLIYVPVTPESVMEGFAWWEVPPAAVSEIPSVQTARKNYDEKTQTQRFHH; this comes from the coding sequence ATGAAAACCCTCCGCACAACGACGGCCGGCGCCATCACGCGCTTCCTTCAGCAACAATTCGTTCGCCGCGACGGCACCACCCATCGCCTCGTTTCCGGCGTCTGGGGCATCTTCGGCCACGGCAACGTGACCGGCCTCGGCCAAGCGCTGGAAGAGCACGGCGACTCCCTCCCCTTTCACCAAGCCAAGAACGAGCAGTCCATGGTGCACGCTGCCATCGCCTACGCCAAGACGCGCCAGCGCCTCTCTACCTTCGCTTGCACCAGCTCCGTTGGCCCGGGCGCGACGAACATGATCACCGGCGCCGCTACCGCCACTATCAATCGCCTCCCCGTCCTCCTGCTTCCAGGCGACACCTTTGCCCACCGCCGCCCTGCGCCCGTGCTGCAGCAGCTCGAGTATCCAGGCAGCCATGACGTTTCGGTCAACGACTGCTTCCGCCCCGTCTCCAAATTCTGGGATCGCATCAACCGCCCCGAGCAACTCCTCACCGCCTTGCCAGAAGCTATGCGCGTGCTAGCCGACCCGGCCGAAACCGGAGCCGTCACCCTTTGCCTTCCTGAAGACGTGCAAGCCGAAGCCTACGACTTCCCCGCCCATTTCTTCGAGCCGCGCATTATCGAAATCCCTCGCACAACGCCTGCCAACGAGATGCTAGCCCAGGCCGCCGAAGTCCTGAGCAGCGCCAAACGCCCGCTCATCGTCGCCGGAGGCGGTATTCATTATTCGGATGCGACGGCAGCCCTAGCCGCCTTCGCCAAAGCCACCGGCATCCCCGTCGCCGTCACCCAAGCGGGCAAAGGCTCCCTCCTCGAGGACAACCCACTCGCCCTCGGGGCCATCGGCGTTACCGGCACCCTCGCCGCCAATCGCCTCGCCGAGGAGGCGGACGTCGTGCTCACCCTCGGCACTCGCCTCTCCGATTTCACCACCGCCTCGAAGACCCTTTTCCAAAACCCTAAGGTACGCTTCATCTCCATCAACGTGCACGCGGCCGACGCCGCCAAACACGGAGCCATCCCGCTCGTCGGAGACTTACGGGCCACCTTGCCCAAACTCCGCCGGGCCGCTTCAGGCTATTCCGCGCCCAAAGCCTACGTGCAGAAGATCAACCGTGCCCGCTCCGACTGGGACAAGCGTTGGAACGCCATGACCTCCCCGGCTCCCAGCGAGGACGGCCTCCTCTACCAGAGCGAAGTCATCCGTATCGTAAACGAGAATACGGACGCGAACGCTACCGTCGTGCACGCCGCCGGCGGCATCCCGGGCGACATCCATAAACTCTGGTGCGGCAAGTCGCCCAAGGACTACCATTCCGAATACGGCTACTCCTGCATGGGCTACGAAATTGCCGGAGCCCTTGGCGTAAAAATGGCCGCACCCGAGCGCGAGGTCTACGCCCTCGTCGGCGACGGCAGCTACCTCATGCTCAATCAGGAGCTCGTCACCGCCTGCCAAGAAGGACTTAAAATCACCATCGTCCTCACCGACAACCATGGCTTCGGCTGTATCCATAATCTGCAACGCTCCCAGGGCGGACGCAGTTTCGGCAACGAATTCCGCTTGCGCGATCCCGACAACGCCCGCCTCACGGGCACCCCCGTTCCCGTCGACTTCGCCGCCAACGCCCGATCCCTCGGCGCCACCACCTTCACCGCCACCAACGCTGGCGAACTCGGCGACGCCCTTGTCGCCGCCCGCGCCGAGCGCGGCCCCGTGCTCATCTACGTGCCTGTCACGCCAGAGTCCGTCATGGAGGGCTTCGCATGGTGGGAGGTCCCGCCTGCCGCCGTCTCCGAAATCCCTTCCGTACAAACCGCCCGTAAGAACTACGACGAAAAGACTCAAACACAACGCTTTCACCACTAA